The Prevotella sp. oral taxon 299 str. F0039 genome has a segment encoding these proteins:
- a CDS encoding cytochrome d ubiquinol oxidase subunit II: protein MSYTLLQHYWWFLVSLLGALLVFLMFVQGANSLIFSLGHTPEERRLVVNSTGRKWEITFTTLVTFGGAFFASFPLFYSTSFGGAYWLWMIILFSFVLQAVSYEFQNKLGNIFGTKTFQWFLVLNGIVGPVLLGGAVATFFNGSNFVVNKMNITNSLQPVISQWANGSHGLDALLDPWNLVLGLAVMFLSRILGTFYIINNVNDAAIQERSKKQLLVNTVPFLILFLSFLIRTLLKDGFAENVNDGSIYMEPMKYLNNFITMWYLLVVLLVGVLMLLYALGKTLFTKNYTKGIWFAGIGVVLVVLSLLLSAGWNHTAYYPSNIDIQSSLTISNSCSSLFTLQTMSVVSILVPFVVAYIAYVWYVMDKKKLDKEELKDDEVY, encoded by the coding sequence ATGTCATACACATTATTACAACACTACTGGTGGTTCTTGGTTTCTTTATTAGGAGCATTACTCGTCTTTCTAATGTTTGTACAAGGCGCAAATTCTCTTATTTTCTCATTAGGACATACCCCAGAGGAACGTCGTTTAGTTGTAAACTCAACAGGACGCAAATGGGAAATTACCTTTACTACCCTCGTAACATTCGGTGGTGCATTCTTTGCTTCATTCCCGTTATTCTATAGTACCAGTTTTGGTGGAGCTTATTGGTTATGGATGATCATCTTATTCTCATTCGTATTACAAGCTGTGAGCTACGAATTCCAAAACAAACTAGGTAACATTTTCGGTACAAAAACATTTCAATGGTTCTTAGTTCTCAATGGAATAGTTGGTCCAGTTCTACTAGGTGGAGCTGTTGCAACATTCTTTAATGGTTCTAACTTTGTAGTGAACAAGATGAACATCACCAACAGTCTGCAACCTGTTATTAGCCAATGGGCTAATGGTTCACACGGACTTGATGCGCTATTAGACCCTTGGAATCTTGTACTTGGATTGGCAGTGATGTTCCTTTCACGTATTCTGGGTACATTCTATATCATCAATAACGTGAATGATGCAGCAATACAAGAACGTTCAAAGAAACAACTTCTAGTTAATACTGTTCCATTCTTGATCCTATTTCTTTCATTCTTAATCCGCACTCTTCTTAAAGATGGATTTGCAGAGAATGTAAATGACGGAAGTATTTATATGGAACCAATGAAGTATCTCAATAACTTCATCACAATGTGGTATTTGTTAGTTGTGCTACTTGTTGGTGTTTTGATGCTTCTTTACGCTCTTGGTAAAACTCTTTTCACTAAGAATTATACCAAAGGAATATGGTTTGCAGGTATAGGAGTAGTGTTAGTTGTATTATCACTACTACTCAGTGCAGGTTGGAATCACACTGCTTACTATCCATCAAACATTGATATTCAAAGCAGTTTAACCATCTCAAACAGCTGCAGTAGTTTGTTTACACTTCAAACAATGTCTGTAGTTTCAATCCTTGTTCCATTCGTTGTGGCTTATATTGCTTACGTTTGGTATGTAATGGACAAGAAAAAACTAGATAAAGAAGAATTGAAAGACGACGAAGTTTACTAA
- a CDS encoding cytochrome ubiquinol oxidase subunit I: MFNHLLLDISSSTIDWSRAQFALTAIYHWLFVPLTLGLAVIMGIAETCYYRTKTPFWKDVAKFWQKLFGINFAMGVATGIILEFEFGTNWSNYSWLVGDIFGAPLAIEGILAFFMESTFVAVMFFGWKKVSAGFHLASTWLTGLGATISAWWILVANSWMQYPVGHTFNPDTMRNELASFDSFLEVAFSPFAIDKFLHTVTSSWIIGAVFTVAVSCYYLIKKREVKLATESLKIAAFVGLTASILAGITGHHSAHMVAKTQPMKLAAMEALYNGGKAQPLTTFGLVNPFLQPEFKDCPKHPCKIDIPFALSFLATNNFEGYVPGINDIINGYTNNEGVKEPSLQEKIARGKQAITALPAYREAKKANDKVGIEANLKILNDNMKYFGYGYIKSADQVVPYVPVCFWSFRLMVGLGCLFILFFAVLLFIVYKKDLTKHRWLLIAGIITLPLGYIATESGWVVAEMGRQPWTIQDILPTWVAVSNIQASSVIVTFFIFLVLFTAMLITEINILCKQIKKGPEYTNVNE; the protein is encoded by the coding sequence ATGTTTAATCATCTTTTATTAGACATCTCGAGTAGTACTATCGACTGGTCGAGAGCACAATTTGCCCTTACAGCCATTTATCACTGGCTTTTTGTACCACTAACTCTAGGTCTTGCCGTTATAATGGGTATCGCAGAAACATGCTATTACCGAACAAAAACTCCATTTTGGAAGGATGTTGCAAAGTTCTGGCAAAAGCTTTTTGGTATTAATTTTGCGATGGGTGTTGCCACAGGTATCATTCTTGAATTCGAATTTGGTACTAACTGGAGTAACTATTCATGGTTAGTTGGTGACATCTTTGGTGCTCCTTTAGCTATTGAAGGTATTCTTGCATTCTTTATGGAGTCTACTTTTGTGGCAGTAATGTTCTTCGGTTGGAAGAAAGTTTCAGCTGGTTTTCACCTTGCTTCTACTTGGTTAACAGGCTTAGGAGCAACTATTTCTGCTTGGTGGATATTAGTTGCAAACTCTTGGATGCAGTATCCTGTAGGACATACATTCAACCCTGACACAATGAGAAATGAGCTTGCATCGTTCGATTCGTTCCTAGAAGTAGCGTTTAGTCCATTCGCTATTGATAAATTTCTACACACAGTAACATCCTCTTGGATTATAGGTGCGGTGTTTACTGTTGCTGTTAGCTGTTATTATTTAATTAAGAAACGAGAAGTAAAGCTTGCTACTGAGAGCCTAAAAATTGCTGCATTTGTAGGTCTTACCGCTTCTATTTTAGCAGGAATAACAGGACATCACTCTGCACATATGGTGGCAAAGACTCAACCAATGAAGCTTGCTGCAATGGAAGCGCTATACAATGGTGGTAAAGCACAACCGCTAACAACTTTTGGTTTGGTTAATCCTTTCTTACAACCAGAGTTTAAGGATTGTCCAAAACATCCATGTAAGATTGATATTCCTTTTGCTCTTTCATTCCTTGCAACAAACAATTTCGAAGGATATGTACCAGGAATCAACGACATTATCAATGGATATACCAACAATGAAGGCGTAAAAGAGCCATCACTTCAAGAGAAGATTGCTCGTGGTAAACAAGCTATTACTGCTCTTCCAGCTTATCGTGAGGCTAAAAAAGCTAACGACAAGGTAGGTATTGAAGCTAATCTTAAGATATTAAACGACAACATGAAGTACTTTGGTTACGGCTATATTAAGTCTGCAGACCAAGTTGTCCCTTACGTTCCAGTATGCTTCTGGTCGTTCAGACTAATGGTAGGACTAGGTTGTTTGTTTATTCTTTTCTTTGCAGTACTATTATTTATAGTGTATAAGAAGGACCTAACCAAACATCGTTGGTTGCTTATTGCAGGAATCATCACACTTCCTTTAGGTTATATTGCAACAGAATCAGGTTGGGTTGTTGCTGAAATGGGACGTCAACCTTGGACTATTCAAGATATACTTCCTACCTGGGTGGCTGTTTCTAACATTCAAGCTAGTTCAGTTATTGTTACTTTCTTCATCTTCTTAGTATTGTTTACAGCGATGCTTATCACTGAAATCAATATCCTTTGTAAGCAAATTAAGAAAGGACCTGAATACACAAATGTGAACGAATAG
- a CDS encoding DUF4492 domain-containing protein, with translation MSNNNLFEKIFYLYYDGFKNMKLGKTLWLIIAIKLFIMFAILKVFFFPNHIKQQAPKGSESEYVSKELIQRSK, from the coding sequence ATGAGTAATAATAATTTGTTTGAAAAGATATTTTATTTATATTATGACGGATTTAAGAACATGAAGCTTGGCAAAACATTATGGTTAATCATTGCAATAAAACTATTTATAATGTTTGCAATCTTAAAAGTATTCTTTTTTCCCAATCATATAAAACAGCAAGCCCCCAAAGGAAGCGAATCAGAATATGTCTCAAAAGAGCTAATTCAACGTTCAAAGTAA
- a CDS encoding Maf family nucleotide pyrophosphatase has translation MNKKEYQLVLASNSPRRKELLSGLNKSITIRIKSDIDESYPSTLSALDVPEYLSKKKASNYKVADNEILITADTLVIVDNTILGKPKDEKEAFKMLRLLSNKNHTVATGVCLKTLEKDISFTDITEVCFKKLSDEEINYYVSQFKPFDKAGSYGIQEWIGYIGITSIKGSYFNVMGLPIHRVYEKIKELELNN, from the coding sequence ATGAATAAAAAAGAATATCAACTGGTGTTGGCCAGTAATTCGCCTCGACGTAAAGAGTTATTGTCGGGATTAAACAAGTCAATTACAATCAGGATAAAAAGCGATATCGATGAGTCTTATCCCTCTACCCTATCTGCTTTAGATGTTCCAGAATATCTTTCTAAGAAAAAAGCTAGTAATTATAAGGTGGCAGACAATGAGATTTTAATTACAGCCGATACGCTTGTAATAGTCGATAACACTATTTTAGGCAAACCAAAGGACGAGAAAGAGGCATTTAAGATGTTACGTCTTCTAAGTAATAAAAACCATACTGTAGCTACAGGCGTGTGCTTAAAGACCTTAGAAAAAGACATTTCATTTACCGACATCACTGAAGTTTGTTTCAAAAAGCTATCAGATGAGGAGATAAACTATTATGTATCGCAATTCAAACCCTTTGACAAAGCAGGTTCGTATGGCATCCAAGAGTGGATTGGTTACATCGGAATTACAAGTATAAAAGGTAGCTACTTCAATGTAATGGGACTTCCCATTCATCGTGTTTACGAGAAAATAAAGGAATTAGAGTTAAATAACTAA
- a CDS encoding HAD family hydrolase, whose translation MINYDLSKIRAIFFDVDGVLSTQTITLTSSGEPLRSANIKDGYAIQLAQKQGLIMGIITGGKTNAVKVRYENLGVKEVHLGASVKIKIYNSLKEKYQLKDEEIIYVGDDIPDYEVMRVCGCACCPKDAAPEIKEISCYISDFTGGNGCGRDIIEQVLKAQGKWMASDVAFGW comes from the coding sequence ATGATTAATTACGACTTAAGCAAAATACGTGCAATATTCTTTGATGTAGATGGTGTTCTATCTACACAAACAATAACCCTCACAAGTAGTGGAGAACCGCTAAGAAGTGCTAACATTAAAGATGGATATGCCATTCAATTAGCTCAAAAACAAGGACTTATTATGGGCATTATAACTGGTGGAAAGACCAATGCGGTGAAGGTTAGATATGAAAATCTCGGTGTAAAAGAGGTTCATCTTGGCGCAAGTGTAAAAATAAAGATATACAATTCGCTTAAAGAAAAATATCAATTAAAAGACGAAGAGATTATTTATGTGGGCGACGACATACCCGATTATGAAGTAATGAGGGTGTGCGGTTGTGCATGTTGTCCTAAAGATGCGGCACCAGAAATAAAGGAAATTAGTTGCTATATCAGCGACTTTACAGGCGGAAATGGCTGCGGAAGAGATATTATAGAGCAGGTTTTAAAGGCTCAAGGAAAGTGGATGGCAAGTGATGTTGCATTCGGTTGGTAG
- a CDS encoding Rossmann-like and DUF2520 domain-containing protein, which translates to MDITIIGAGKLATNLGVELKEKGFHIKEVFSRTARSANRLAELLNCAKTTSFKQINKDSDLYIIALKDDAFLDALPKICNERKDAIFLHTSGSLLMSSFAPYANRFGVLYPMQTFSIDKLLSFSDIPIFIDANDEDSLNTIKSIATSISKKVYHLNDTDRKYLHIAAIFACNFSNYCYSVAQELLENRSIPFEVILPLIDETAKKVHKMSAIEAQTGPAARKDTKIIESHIQLLESNKALQSLYKEMSAQIINKLEQHNDND; encoded by the coding sequence ATGGATATAACAATTATTGGAGCTGGAAAACTGGCAACCAATTTAGGTGTAGAACTGAAAGAAAAAGGATTTCATATCAAAGAGGTTTTTAGTAGAACTGCACGTTCTGCTAATCGTCTTGCCGAACTCTTAAACTGCGCCAAAACCACTTCATTCAAACAAATCAATAAAGATTCCGACTTATACATCATCGCATTAAAAGACGATGCGTTTCTTGATGCACTTCCCAAAATATGTAACGAGCGCAAAGACGCTATCTTTTTACACACATCGGGTAGTCTATTAATGAGTAGCTTTGCACCCTATGCCAATAGATTTGGAGTGCTATATCCCATGCAAACGTTTAGCATTGATAAACTATTATCATTCAGTGATATACCTATATTTATTGATGCAAATGACGAAGACTCTCTTAATACAATTAAAAGCATAGCAACAAGTATTTCAAAGAAGGTGTATCACCTCAATGATACCGATCGAAAATACCTTCATATTGCTGCTATCTTTGCATGTAATTTTAGCAATTATTGCTATAGTGTGGCTCAAGAATTATTAGAAAATCGTTCTATCCCATTCGAAGTAATTTTACCTTTGATTGACGAAACGGCTAAAAAGGTACACAAAATGTCTGCCATTGAGGCGCAAACAGGTCCTGCAGCACGCAAAGACACAAAGATAATAGAAAGCCATATTCAGCTATTAGAAAGCAACAAGGCATTACAATCTCTCTACAAAGAGATGTCTGCTCAAATAATAAACAAGCTAGAACAACATAACGACAATGATTAA
- a CDS encoding nitroreductase family protein, which produces MSSFKQLSINRRSCRDFKTTEIAPEHIETLFQSAFFAPSSKGRQGWDIIAVDNKADIEKLAEAKEHYISFIANAPLVVVLCGDKSVNDCWIEDASIVGVSMQYQAEELSLGSCWIQIRDRYLSDNTSCEEIVRGILDIPANQQVLALIAFGYPNKPNTPHNADKIKWEKVHIGKW; this is translated from the coding sequence ATGAGTTCTTTTAAGCAACTTTCAATTAATAGACGTAGCTGTCGAGATTTTAAAACAACCGAAATAGCTCCCGAACACATTGAAACACTTTTTCAAAGTGCATTCTTTGCGCCTTCTTCAAAGGGCAGACAAGGCTGGGACATCATTGCAGTTGACAACAAGGCTGATATAGAAAAGCTAGCTGAAGCAAAAGAACACTACATCAGTTTCATTGCCAACGCCCCTCTTGTAGTAGTTTTGTGCGGTGATAAAAGTGTGAATGACTGCTGGATTGAAGATGCTTCGATTGTTGGAGTGAGCATGCAATATCAGGCAGAAGAATTATCGCTGGGATCGTGTTGGATTCAAATCAGAGATCGATATCTTTCTGACAACACCTCGTGCGAAGAGATTGTGCGAGGCATTCTCGATATTCCTGCCAATCAACAGGTGCTTGCCCTCATTGCGTTTGGCTACCCCAACAAACCCAATACACCCCACAATGCCGACAAAATTAAGTGGGAAAAGGTGCATATTGGTAAGTGGTAA
- the uvrA gene encoding excinuclease ABC subunit UvrA, whose amino-acid sequence MENYIELKGARVNNLKNVSLNIPRNKFIVISGVSGSGKSSLAFDTLYAEGQRRYVESLSSYARQFLGRMSKPDIDYIKGLPPAIAIEQKVNSRNSRSTVGTSTEIYEYLRLLYARIGKTFSPVSGKEVKKHTIDDILNQISSFSNGTKFTIMAPFQHDKGKELTSQLGLLQQEGYNRMWCNNEFYRIDDVLEDTSLLSNIPTDKIALLIDRLSKSDDQEFVSRATDSIETALYEGNGTCLVMMLPSNIIYQFSTVFEEDGITFEEPNNNMFSFNSPLGACPNCEGFGNIIGIDEKLVIPKTSLSVYDGCVQPWRGEKVGIWKDEFIRRAPTDNFPIFEPYYALSQEQKDQLWNGLPSEQHLPLKERICINALFLVLKESVYKMQSRFMISRFSGKTTCPECHGTRLKKEANWVKINGMSITDLVQMPIANLIEWFNHLELTEQEQTIGKRLLIEIKNRLSFLRDVGLGYLTLNRASNSLSGGESQRINLTTSLGSSLVGSLYILDEPSIGLHTRDTERLIKVLKELQSLGNTVIVVEHDSDMINAADHLIDVGPNAGRLGGEIVFNDDLKVILDGNTDELIKKYPHSHTLKYLKDIEKISTPAARRAWNQSILLTGARMNNLKGIDIEIPLNAFTVVTGVSGSGKSSLIKGTLYPALKRHLDETADLPGEYNELKGDWESIKHVEFVDQNPIGKSSRSNPTTYVKAYDAIRQLFAEQPLAKQMGFSPQYFSFNADGGRCEECKGAGVITVEMQFMADLVLECDACHGQRFKQDILSVMVDGKNINDILNLTVSEAIEFFTQHKQKSVVNKLKPLEDVGLGYIKLGQSSSTLSGGESQRVKLAYFIGLEKQEPTMFIFDEPTTGLHINDIKKLLAAFDALIARGHSILVIEHNLEVAKCADYIIDLGPEGGDKGGKLVFQGTPENLVKSKESVTGKYLKDLLS is encoded by the coding sequence ATGGAAAACTATATTGAATTAAAAGGAGCTCGTGTTAATAATCTAAAGAACGTGAGTCTCAATATACCCAGAAACAAATTTATCGTTATATCGGGTGTTTCTGGGTCAGGAAAGTCATCACTTGCCTTTGATACTTTATATGCAGAAGGACAAAGAAGATATGTAGAATCATTGTCATCTTATGCAAGACAGTTCTTAGGAAGAATGAGTAAGCCTGATATTGACTATATAAAAGGACTCCCACCAGCTATTGCTATTGAGCAAAAAGTTAATTCAAGAAACTCAAGAAGTACTGTAGGTACATCAACAGAAATATATGAATACCTTCGACTTCTATATGCCCGAATAGGTAAAACCTTCTCTCCTGTAAGTGGAAAAGAAGTAAAGAAGCATACAATTGATGATATTTTAAATCAGATCTCATCGTTTTCTAATGGTACAAAGTTTACCATTATGGCTCCTTTTCAACATGATAAAGGAAAAGAATTAACAAGTCAATTGGGGCTATTACAGCAAGAAGGATATAATAGGATGTGGTGTAATAACGAGTTTTATCGCATCGATGACGTTCTAGAAGACACTAGCTTGCTAAGCAATATCCCTACTGATAAGATTGCACTTTTAATTGATAGACTCTCAAAAAGCGACGACCAGGAGTTTGTTTCTCGGGCAACAGATTCAATAGAAACAGCATTATATGAAGGGAACGGAACTTGTTTGGTTATGATGTTACCATCTAATATCATCTACCAATTCTCTACTGTGTTTGAAGAAGATGGTATAACATTCGAAGAACCCAATAATAATATGTTCTCATTCAATTCACCTTTGGGCGCATGTCCTAACTGTGAAGGTTTTGGAAATATTATAGGTATCGATGAAAAGTTGGTTATTCCCAAGACATCTTTAAGCGTTTACGATGGATGTGTGCAACCTTGGAGAGGAGAAAAGGTTGGAATTTGGAAAGATGAGTTTATTAGAAGGGCTCCAACAGATAACTTTCCTATATTCGAACCTTATTATGCTCTATCACAAGAACAAAAAGACCAGCTTTGGAATGGATTGCCTTCAGAGCAACACTTACCACTAAAAGAACGTATATGTATCAACGCTTTATTCCTAGTTCTTAAGGAAAGCGTATATAAAATGCAAAGTCGTTTCATGATAAGTCGATTCTCTGGCAAAACAACCTGTCCTGAATGCCATGGCACTCGCTTAAAGAAAGAGGCAAATTGGGTAAAGATTAACGGAATGAGTATCACAGACTTAGTGCAGATGCCCATTGCAAATCTCATCGAATGGTTCAACCATTTAGAGCTAACAGAACAAGAACAAACCATCGGAAAACGTCTTCTTATAGAAATAAAGAATAGACTTTCATTCTTAAGAGATGTGGGATTAGGTTATTTAACGCTCAATAGAGCATCTAATTCACTAAGTGGTGGAGAAAGTCAACGTATCAATCTCACCACATCTCTTGGCAGTTCACTTGTTGGTTCGCTATATATTCTAGACGAACCAAGTATCGGTTTGCACACAAGAGATACCGAACGACTCATTAAAGTGCTAAAAGAACTACAGTCATTAGGCAACACTGTGATTGTTGTTGAACACGATTCTGATATGATTAACGCTGCCGACCATCTTATTGACGTTGGTCCTAACGCAGGAAGACTAGGTGGTGAGATTGTATTTAATGATGATTTAAAGGTTATTCTTGATGGAAATACCGATGAACTAATAAAAAAATATCCTCATTCTCATACCCTTAAGTATCTAAAAGATATAGAAAAGATTTCTACTCCTGCAGCAAGAAGAGCATGGAATCAATCAATTCTACTTACAGGAGCACGAATGAATAACCTTAAAGGAATTGACATTGAAATTCCTTTAAATGCCTTTACTGTTGTAACAGGAGTGAGTGGTTCGGGTAAATCGTCGTTAATTAAAGGCACATTATACCCTGCTTTAAAGCGTCATTTAGATGAAACTGCAGATCTACCAGGAGAATATAACGAACTAAAAGGAGATTGGGAAAGCATTAAACATGTTGAGTTTGTAGACCAAAATCCTATCGGTAAGAGTTCAAGATCTAACCCTACAACTTACGTTAAGGCTTATGATGCCATTCGACAGCTCTTTGCAGAACAACCATTGGCTAAACAAATGGGATTCTCTCCACAATATTTCTCATTCAATGCAGATGGTGGAAGATGTGAAGAATGTAAGGGAGCAGGTGTTATTACTGTTGAAATGCAGTTTATGGCAGACCTTGTTTTAGAGTGTGATGCATGTCATGGACAACGCTTTAAACAAGATATTCTATCGGTAATGGTAGATGGAAAGAATATTAATGATATTCTAAACCTAACAGTTTCTGAAGCTATTGAATTCTTTACACAACACAAACAAAAATCAGTTGTTAACAAATTAAAGCCTTTAGAAGATGTTGGACTAGGATATATCAAGCTAGGTCAAAGCTCATCGACATTGTCTGGAGGTGAAAGTCAGCGTGTTAAATTGGCTTATTTCATTGGACTTGAGAAACAAGAACCTACGATGTTCATCTTTGATGAACCCACAACAGGACTTCATATCAATGATATTAAAAAACTTTTAGCTGCTTTTGACGCATTAATTGCACGTGGTCACAGTATTCTTGTAATTGAACACAACCTAGAAGTTGCAAAATGTGCAGACTATATTATCGATTTAGGACCTGAAGGAGGTGACAAAGGAGGTAAACTAGTATTCCAAGGAACTCCCGAAAACCTTGTAAAATCAAAAGAAAGTGTTACTGGAAAATACTTAAAAGATCTACTTTCTTAG
- the rho gene encoding transcription termination factor Rho, producing the protein MYSKDVLTSKSISQLEDIAKEIGAEIKSGFNHEEIIYAILDRQAVVEGNKNPLGTTRKRTRIAKKETDRVYSVNGKEGENFDVKKNKKAVEQPSLFKEKNVEDEAITTSINNKEITTEEQLAKIPKHRGRKTKKELELIEQIEKQEEEKLKEQENQELEPEVKESTTEISLSTTNQKEPITSEENFVPEAAFSTNNLSSNSKELNQEDTLIQQLKEKINSHNETQEIPQEDFSEGLWEGDPGDGTDFITVLDIPIEDQGAMPTFDIFDNPTTPLATSSISPTTNFIEEPQQSYDFSDIITSSGVLEIMPDGYGFLRSSDYNYLSSPDDIYVATSFIKRYGLKTGDVVYCHVRPPHDGEKYFPLTSIDKINGRNPSEVRDRISFEHLTPLFPDEKFNLCNDRSTTNLSTRIVDLFSPIGKGQRALIVAQPKTGKTILMKDIANAIAANHPEAYLMMLLIDERPEEVTDMARTVNAEVIASTFDEPAERHVKIAGIVLEKAKRMVECGHDVVIFLDSITRLARAYNTVSPASGKVLTGGVDANALQKPKRFFGAARNIEGGGSLTIIATALIDTGSKMDEVIFEEFKGTGNMELQLDRSLSNKRIFPAVNLVASSTRRDDLLQDRTTLDRMWILRKYISDMNPIEAMNSIHDRMSTTHDNEEFLLSMNS; encoded by the coding sequence ATGTATAGCAAAGACGTATTAACATCCAAAAGTATATCCCAGCTTGAGGATATTGCTAAAGAGATAGGTGCCGAAATCAAATCAGGTTTCAACCATGAAGAAATTATTTACGCTATTCTAGACCGTCAAGCAGTTGTTGAAGGCAATAAAAACCCTTTGGGAACTACAAGAAAAAGAACAAGAATAGCTAAGAAAGAAACCGATCGAGTTTATTCTGTCAACGGAAAAGAAGGCGAGAACTTCGATGTAAAGAAAAACAAAAAAGCAGTAGAACAACCTTCTTTATTTAAAGAAAAGAACGTAGAAGACGAAGCAATAACCACCTCTATTAACAATAAAGAGATAACAACTGAAGAACAGCTTGCAAAGATTCCTAAGCATAGAGGCCGTAAAACAAAGAAAGAACTTGAACTTATTGAACAAATAGAAAAACAAGAAGAAGAAAAATTAAAGGAACAAGAAAATCAAGAACTAGAACCTGAGGTAAAAGAATCTACAACTGAGATTTCTCTCTCTACTACAAATCAAAAAGAACCTATAACTTCTGAAGAAAACTTTGTACCTGAAGCAGCATTCTCGACAAACAACTTATCAAGTAATTCTAAAGAACTCAATCAAGAAGATACACTTATTCAACAACTTAAAGAGAAGATAAACTCTCACAACGAAACACAAGAAATACCCCAAGAGGATTTTTCAGAAGGGCTTTGGGAAGGTGATCCTGGAGACGGAACTGACTTTATTACGGTACTAGATATACCTATCGAAGATCAAGGTGCAATGCCTACTTTCGATATTTTTGATAACCCTACTACTCCACTTGCAACTAGTTCTATTTCACCTACTACGAACTTTATTGAGGAACCACAACAAAGTTATGATTTCTCAGATATAATTACCTCTTCTGGAGTTTTAGAAATAATGCCTGATGGATATGGATTCTTACGCTCTAGCGATTATAACTACCTTTCATCCCCTGATGATATATATGTTGCTACATCATTCATTAAACGCTATGGATTAAAAACAGGTGATGTCGTTTATTGTCATGTGCGTCCCCCACACGATGGAGAAAAGTACTTTCCGCTAACAAGTATTGATAAAATTAATGGCAGAAATCCATCCGAAGTGCGTGATAGAATATCATTTGAGCACCTCACTCCACTCTTTCCAGATGAGAAATTCAATCTTTGTAACGATAGAAGTACAACCAATTTAAGTACTAGAATCGTTGATCTTTTCTCTCCAATAGGAAAAGGACAGCGTGCTCTTATAGTTGCACAACCAAAGACTGGTAAGACAATATTAATGAAAGATATAGCTAATGCCATTGCAGCAAATCACCCAGAAGCATACTTAATGATGCTATTAATTGATGAACGTCCAGAAGAAGTTACTGATATGGCTCGTACAGTCAATGCAGAAGTAATTGCATCTACATTCGACGAGCCTGCAGAAAGACACGTAAAGATAGCTGGTATCGTATTGGAAAAGGCAAAAAGAATGGTTGAATGTGGTCACGATGTTGTGATATTCCTAGATTCTATCACTCGTTTAGCAAGAGCATACAATACTGTTTCTCCTGCTTCAGGAAAGGTTTTAACTGGTGGTGTCGATGCAAATGCACTTCAAAAGCCTAAGCGTTTCTTCGGTGCGGCACGTAATATCGAAGGAGGAGGCTCATTAACTATAATCGCAACAGCATTGATTGATACAGGAAGTAAGATGGATGAAGTGATCTTTGAAGAGTTTAAAGGTACTGGAAATATGGAACTTCAACTTGACAGATCCCTATCAAATAAACGTATATTCCCTGCTGTTAACCTTGTTGCATCAAGCACTAGACGTGATGATTTACTACAAGATAGAACAACACTTGATAGAATGTGGATTCTTCGTAAGTACATTTCTGATATGAATCCTATTGAAGCTATGAATTCAATACATGATAGAATGAGCACAACTCACGATAACGAAGAATTCTTATTGTCAATGAATTCATAA